The Anaerobaca lacustris DNA segment GGAATGTCTTTTCTCAGGCGGTCATACCATATTTCGCAGGGGTCTTCGATGGGAACGGGCATACGATCTCGCATGTCACAATCAAAGGTGCGAGTCTTCGGAATCTGGTTAGCTACTTGGGCGAATTCCTTCGAGTTGAATCAGAAGATAGTGGATTGGGTGGGAGCCATCTGGGACTGTTTGGTCACTTGGACGTCGGTGCTGAGGTGAGGAACCTCGGCGTTGTGGATGTCAGAATACTCGGCACGACGCACGTCGGTGGACTGGTGGGCAGGAACGAGGGTGATGTAGCTGCCTGCTACTGTACGGGTGTAGTCACGGGCAGGTCCTATGTCGGTGGGTTGGTGGGGGGAAATCAGGGTACTGTGGGCGAGTGCTATAGCACAGGTGCCACCAGCGGCGGGTACAGCGTCGGTGGGCTGGTGGGCGGCAACTTCTACGGTGGTGCTATGAGCGACTCCTACAGTACCGGTGTGGTTACGGGACAGGACAACATCGGCGGTCTCGTAGGCACCAACTGGGGGGGAGATATTGTTGCCGCGAGCCTCTGGAACACTGAAACCTCTGGCCAAACCGCAAGCGTGGGCGGTGAAGGTAAGATCTCGGCCGAGATGCAGACGGCCGGTACGTTCCTTGATGTCGGATGGGACTTCCTGGATGAGACGGCCAACGGGACGGAGGACTTCTGGTGGATCGACGAGGGGAGGGATTATCCGCGTCTGTGGTGGGAGTATGGACGAGTCTTCTCACCTGACCCCTGGGACGGTGTACGTGATGTTCCGAGCCCATTGACGCTGCAGTGGATCGGTGGAGGAGCGGAGTTCTGTCACGATGTGTACTTCGGGGACGATGAGGCTGCGGTTGCCAATGCGACAAGTGAAACTCAGGGGTTCTATCGCGGGCGGCAGGCTGCCGGGACGACAACCTACGACCCCGGGACCCTGGAATGGGCGAAGACCTACTACTGGCGGATCGACGAGGTCGGCGAAGCTGAGCCCAACAGCCCGTGGAAAGGGAGTGTCCGGAGCTTCACAACGGCGGACTTCATCGTCGTGACGGTCGTTGATGACTTCGAGAGCTACACGGACGATATGAAGGCGGGTGAGGCCATCTTCCAGACTTGGCTCGATGGCTTTGGCTACGGTGACCCAAACACCCCTGCCGACGACCCGAATCATTTTCCCTACTATCCAGGCAACGGCACGGGCTCCTTGGCCGGCTACATGGGTGCGCCATTTGCTGAGCAATGGATTGCGTATGGCGGCGGACAGTCGATGCCGATCGACTACGACAACGCCGATGAGCCGTGGTATTCGGAGGCGGAACGAACGTGGGAGACGCCCCAGGACTGGACAATTGACGTAGGCGACACCGTAACCCTGTACTTTCTGGCTGGGGCCGTTAATGACCCGGACCCGCTGTATGTGAGGATTGAGGACAGCAGCGGGCGGATGGCGGTGGTGGTGCACCCGGATGCGGAGGCGGTGCTGGCGACGCAGTGGCGAAAGTGGCACATCGCTCTGGCGGATGTGCAGGCGGCAGGCGCGGACACGACGGCAGTGCGAAAGATGGTGATTGGCGTCGGTGACCGCGACAATCCACAGCCCGGCGGCGCCGGCAGAATCTACATCGACGACATCCGTCTGACAAGGCGGATGCCGTAAGTATCCGTCGGATTCTCGAAGGGAAGGACTATCCACGACTGTGGTCGGAAGCCCTTGGCATTGATGAGTGATGATTGATGATTTGAGGCGAAAGACGGACGACGAGGCACGGGGCACGGATTCGAGATACGAACGACGAGATACGAGATACGCATTGTAGGGAGGACTGACGATGGGGACGAGGCATTGGGTGTGGGTCGTTGCGGCGGTTGTCGTGTTGTCTGTGTGCTCTGGACTGGTGTGGGCGAAGGCGTACCGGCTGACGGTGGCAGGCGAGCGGATGGAGTTCGTGGCGCAGCCGGAACGGGGGTATGTCGTCAAGGTGCCGGCGCGGTCCGGCGGCTTCTATTCGCTGGCGGGCCTGCCTGCCCTGGACACCGAGAACGCCAGGCGGGTTGGCGGGCGGGATCGGCGAGGGGTCTGGACGGTGGAGAACGAGGGGCCCGCCGGACGCAACGAAGAGATGATCCGCTCGCTGCGGGCGGGCGGCCATGCGACGTACGCAGCGCCGCTGTTCTCCTGCGGCGGCGAGACGGTGGCCGTGATCCCGGAGATCGTCATTCGCGTCAGACCCGAGGTCGATACGCGGCAGGTCCACTTCCTCTGCAAGTCTTTGGCTTTGGCGGTCATCAAGCCGATGGAGTTCACGACACGGGAGTACCTGCTGGAGGTGCTCGGGCCGGACGCCGAGGCGGTCTTCGCCGCGGTCGAGCAACTGAAGGAAGTGGACGTGATCGAATGGGCCTGCCCGAACACGGCCATGCGGCCGAAGTTGGCCGGCCAGACGACGCCGAATCAGGTTGCCTGGTCGGGTCAATTGCGTTCCATGACGGCCGGCGAAGAGACGGAAAGGACCGGCGTCTTCCCGAACGATGAATACTTCCCCATGCAGTGGCACCTGTACAACACCGGCCAGTCCGGCGGCACCCCCGGCGCCGACATCCGCGCCCCCGAAGCCTGGGAGATCACGACAGGCGACCCCAATATCGTGATTGCGGTGTGTGACAGCGGCGTGGAAGCCGACCATCCGGACCTTGTCGGAAATATGGTGTCTGGGTACGATTTCGCCGATCATGATGCGGAACCAGCCGACGAATTTGGCCATGGCACGTACTGCGCAGGACTGATAGCTGCTCGGGGCAATAACAGAATCGGGGTAGTAGGGGTAGCGTGGAACAGCAAGATCATACCCACTCGATGGATGGGTTCACGCCCCGATGGGACATTGTATGGGGCTACAGAGGCGGATACAGCAAGTGCCTTCCGTTGGGCAGCGAACAACGCTGCCGATGTTCTGAGCAACAGTTGGGGATTCAGTAGGAACCCCACGCCAATCATTCACTCCGCCATTGTCGATGTCACCATGACCGGGGGCATCGGTCGCAGGGGCAAAGGGTGTGTTGTGCTTTTCGCTGCGGCCGGCGATGCCTATGCCTATCCCTGGAAGTACGCCGAGGTGATTGCCGTTGGGGCAACAGACCACAATGACATTTGGTGTTCTTACAGTAGCTCTGGCCACGAGCTGGATATGGTGGCACCGAGCGGATGGCAGAGTACAGACGCAGATTGGGATGACTCGCAGGGACGAGGAGCTCTGTGGAGCACAGACCTCAGCGGGCCGCGTGGATGGAATGTCGATTTCGATCCCAGTATCCTGGACTATACGTATGGTGGTGGCACTTCTTCGTCTTGTGCAGTTGTCGCCGGTGTGGCGGCCTTGGTTCTCTCTGTCAATCCGTACCTGACCAATGAAGAAGTCCGTTTCATTCTGTATCGGTCGGCAAAGGACCTGGGTGAGCCCGGCAGAGACGACTACTACGGCTGGGGGCGGGTCGATGCGCGGGCGGCGGTAGAGATCGCCCTCAACGGCTTCCCGCTGATCTATGTCGATGACGATGGGCCGAATGATCCGGGGCCCGGCGATTCCGCCATAAGCAATCCCAACGAGAACGGCTCGGCGGAGCATCCCTTCGACGCGATCCAGAAGGCGATCGACTATGCCTTTCCCGGTGAAACGATTGTCCTTCTCGATGGGCGCTACAGCGGGCTTGGCAATATAGACATCGACTTCGCCGGCAAGGGGATCACGGTTTGCAGCGAGAACGGTCCGCAGAACTGCATCGTCGATTGCTTGGGCCAGGGACGGGGCTTCGATTTCCAGAACGGTGAAGGTGTGGAGACCGTCCTGCAAGGGATCACTATCACAGGAGGAAAGGGCACAAATGGAGCAGCCATTCAGATCAAGGGCAGCAGCCCGACAATTCGAAATTGCGTTCTCACAGGCAATTCGGCCTCGATGGGGGGCGGCGGTCTTGCCATTAGCGGTGACAGCCAGCCAGTGATTGCGAACTGCCTCTTTGCAGCGAACTCTGCCCTTCTGGGTAGTGCCGTAAACGCCCAGACGACGGCGGATATCAAGCTCACGAATTGCACGCTGGTCCACAATACGGCAGTCATGGCCGGCGGGGCCGTTTCTGTCTCGGGCGCGATATCCGTCGAACTGGGCAACTGCATCCTGTGGGACAACGGGGCGGCCCCGATCTTCGGCAGCGCGACCGCGACCTACTGCAATATCCAGGGTGGCTGGCCGGGCGAGGGCAATCTCGACGGCGATCCACTGTTCGCCGACCCGGCGAATGGCGACTACCATCTGAAGTCCCAGGCAGGACGGTGGGACCCTGTCAACGGAAGTTGGGTGGTGGATGAGGTGACAAGTCCCTTTATCGACGCGGGCGATCCAGCCGTGTCGGTCGGCGATGAACCCGAGCCCAACGGCGGTCGCATCAACATGGGCGCCTACGGCGGCACCCCCCAAGCCAGCAAATCGCCGTAGCCTGGATTCACGACATTCGCATTTACGACCGGGCGGCGCGACCCTGGAGCGATAGTATTGTGACATGAGAAGGCAAGG contains these protein-coding regions:
- a CDS encoding S8 family serine peptidase translates to MGTRHWVWVVAAVVVLSVCSGLVWAKAYRLTVAGERMEFVAQPERGYVVKVPARSGGFYSLAGLPALDTENARRVGGRDRRGVWTVENEGPAGRNEEMIRSLRAGGHATYAAPLFSCGGETVAVIPEIVIRVRPEVDTRQVHFLCKSLALAVIKPMEFTTREYLLEVLGPDAEAVFAAVEQLKEVDVIEWACPNTAMRPKLAGQTTPNQVAWSGQLRSMTAGEETERTGVFPNDEYFPMQWHLYNTGQSGGTPGADIRAPEAWEITTGDPNIVIAVCDSGVEADHPDLVGNMVSGYDFADHDAEPADEFGHGTYCAGLIAARGNNRIGVVGVAWNSKIIPTRWMGSRPDGTLYGATEADTASAFRWAANNAADVLSNSWGFSRNPTPIIHSAIVDVTMTGGIGRRGKGCVVLFAAAGDAYAYPWKYAEVIAVGATDHNDIWCSYSSSGHELDMVAPSGWQSTDADWDDSQGRGALWSTDLSGPRGWNVDFDPSILDYTYGGGTSSSCAVVAGVAALVLSVNPYLTNEEVRFILYRSAKDLGEPGRDDYYGWGRVDARAAVEIALNGFPLIYVDDDGPNDPGPGDSAISNPNENGSAEHPFDAIQKAIDYAFPGETIVLLDGRYSGLGNIDIDFAGKGITVCSENGPQNCIVDCLGQGRGFDFQNGEGVETVLQGITITGGKGTNGAAIQIKGSSPTIRNCVLTGNSASMGGGGLAISGDSQPVIANCLFAANSALLGSAVNAQTTADIKLTNCTLVHNTAVMAGGAVSVSGAISVELGNCILWDNGAAPIFGSATATYCNIQGGWPGEGNLDGDPLFADPANGDYHLKSQAGRWDPVNGSWVVDEVTSPFIDAGDPAVSVGDEPEPNGGRINMGAYGGTPQASKSP